A DNA window from Zingiber officinale cultivar Zhangliang chromosome 3A, Zo_v1.1, whole genome shotgun sequence contains the following coding sequences:
- the LOC122050430 gene encoding probable LRR receptor-like serine/threonine-protein kinase At3g47570: MAKFPEKKLKLAIIIASVSICVILLLFLLGVLQRIYNSEEGPDAENIKDPHLKVSYADLLRATNDFSLTNLIGVGSFGSVYKGALNCGEHNIVAIKVLNLQQKGASKSFITECEALRNIRHRNLVKNLTACASTDFRGNDFKALVYEFMPNGSLEKWLHADANEQHQTERLSFIQRLNILIDVASALDYLHHHGGEPIVHCDIKPSNVLLDDNMVARIGDFGLAKFLNRIPKEALQRSSSSMMLKGSIGYVAPEYGVANKVSPEGDVYSYGVLVLEMLTGKRPTGETSNDGLSLPRYVEKAIPDRVAEIMDPSMNFWQELEEATALPRQNTQDIRQKAVESVTSLLMIGVGCTKESPEERMQMGDVISELAAIRKPYLELNM; encoded by the exons ATGGCGAAGTTCCCGGAGAAG AAGCTAAAACTTGCTATAATAATTGCAAGTGTAAGCATATGTGTCATCTTGCTCCTCTTTTTACTGGGAGTTCTTCAACGGATATACAACTCAGAGGAGGGTCCTGATGCTGAAAATATAAAAGATCCACACTTGAAGGTCTCCTATGCTGATTTGCTAAGAGCAACAAATGATTTCTCTTTGACAAATCTGATTGGGGTTGGAAGCTTTGGTTCAGTGTACAAAGGAGCACTGAACTGTGGTGAACACAACATAGTCGCAATCAAGGTACTAAACCTGCAACAAAAAGGAGCATCAAAAAGTTTCATCACTGAATGTGAAGCATTGAGAAACATCAGGCATCGAAATCTAGTTAAGAATTTAACAGCTTGTGCAAGTACAGATTTCCGAGGTAATGATTTCAAAGCACTAGTTTACGAGTTCATGCCAAATGGAAGTTTAGAGAAGTGGTTGCATGCAGACGCAAATGAGCAGCATCAGACAGAGAGATTAAGCTTCATTCAGAGGTTAAATATATTGATTGATGTGGCCTCTGCACTAGATTACCTCCACCATCATGGCGGTGAGCCAATTGTCCACTGCGATATAAAGCCAAGCAATGTTCTGTTGGATGACAATATGGTAGCTCGTATAGGAGATTTCGGATTGGCAAAGTTCCTAAACAGAATTCCTAAGGAGGCACTTCAAAGATCATCTAGCTCTATGATGTTGAAGGGATCCATTGGTTATGTGGCTCCAG AGTATGGAGTGGCAAATAAAGTTTCGCCTGAAGGGGATGTCTACAGCTACGGAGTCCTTGTGCTAGAAATGCTCACAGGGAAGCGACCTACCGGTGAAACTTCCAACGATGGTCTCAGTCTTCCTCGTTACGTTGAAAAGGCAATTCCTGACCGAGTTGCAGAAATTATGGATCCATCCATGAATTTTTGGCAAGAACTAGAAGAAGCAACAGCTCTACCCAGACAAAACACACAAGATATTCGTCAGAAGGCAGTGGAGAGCGTTACGTCGTTGCTCATGATCGGCGTTGGGTGCACAAAGGAATCACCCGAAGAGAGAATGCAGATGGGGGATGTGATTAGCGAATTAGCTGCCATAAGGAAACCATACCTGGAACTGAACATGTAG
- the LOC122051915 gene encoding protein Jade-1-like: protein MELPPSKRYKLLHQQEDLSHGPYFLESLPAKKRLSCFTAAVCLPAKKRVWAPFHASSIDLNLRPGDEAEEEEGPKEPASCGEEADEEDDGVICAVCRSTDGDPLDPIVFCDGCDLMVHASCYGSPLIDSIPEGDWFCTLCERRPEKGAAETSCCLCPVQGGAMKLTEDGRWAHIVCALFVPEVFFRDPKGREGVDCSRVPDRRWKQICYLCGAAGGCAVECSEPKCRLSFHVSCGLEQRLCFEYKEWRGAAIVAGFCAEHTKLWVKQQQSGKFRIVAREEQEDRKGKGKA, encoded by the exons ATGGAGCTACCACCATCCAAAAGGTACAAGCTTCTCCACCAACAAGAAGACCTCTCCCATGGTCCTTACTTCCTCGAATCTCTTCCTGCGAAAAAGAGATTATCCTGCTTCACAGCAGCCGTCTGCCTCCCGGCCAAAAAGAGAGTATGGGCTCCTTTCCACGCTTCCTCTATCGACCTCAACCTGCGGCCTGGCGACGAAGCTGAGGAAGAAGAGGGACCGAAGGAACCAGCCAGCTGCGGAGAAGAAGCAGACGAGGAAGATGACGGCGTCATCTGTGCAGTCTGCCGGAGCACCGACGGCGACCCACTCGACCCCATCGTGTTCTGTGACGGCTGCGATCTCATGGTTCACGCTTCCTGCTACGGCAGCCCTCTCATCGATTCGATCCCTGAAGGCGACTGGTTCTGCACGCTGTGTGAGCGTCGGCCCGAGAAGGGGGCTGCGGAGACGAGTTGCTGCCTCTGCCCCGTGCAGGGCGGCGCGATGAAGCTGACGGAGGATGGCCGGTGGGCGCACATCGTGTGCGCTCTCTTCGTGCCGGAGGTCTTTTTCCGGGACCCCAAAGGCCGAGAGGGTGTCGACTGTTCCCGCGTCCCTGATAGGCGGTGGAAGCAGATATGCTATCTTTGCGGCGCGGCCGGTGGGTGTGCAGTCGAGTGCTCGGAGCCCAAATGCAGGTTGAGTTTCCATGTGTCATGCGGGCTGGAGCAGCGGCTTTGCTTTGAGTACAAGGAGTGGCGCGGCGCGGCCATTGTTGCCGGATTCTGTGCGGAGCACACAAAGCTCTGGGTGAAG CAACAACAAAGTGGAAAGTTCAGGATCGTGGCAAGGGAGGAGCAGGAGGATCGAAAGGGGAAGGGCAAAGCTTGA
- the LOC122051916 gene encoding 17.0 kDa class II heat shock protein-like: MDVRVLGLKSPVVPTIHHLMNMSDEMEKCMGAPTRAYVQDARAMASTPADIKELPSAYAFIVDMPGIKRADIKVQVEDDRVLVIGGERTRDPPGEEDGGKYLRMERRVGKSMRKFALPDNANVDAISAVCQNGVLTVTVQKVPPPEPKKPKTIEIRVS; the protein is encoded by the coding sequence ATGGATGTGAGAGTGTTAGGTTTGAAGAGCCCGGTGGTGCCGACCATCCACCACCTGATGAACATGTCCGACGAGATGGAGAAGTGCATGGGTGCGCCCACGCGCGCCTACGTCCAGGACGCCAGGGCCATGGCCTCTACCCCCGCCGACATCAAGGAGCTCCCATCGGCCTACGCCTTCATCGTAGACATGCCTGGCATCAAGCGGGCCGACATCAAGGTCCAGGTCGAGGACGACCGCGTCCTTGTCATCGGCGGCGAGCGCACCCGCGACCCCCCTGGGGAGGAAGACGGCGGGAAGTACCTGCGGATGGAGCGGCGCGTCGGCAAGTCCATGCGCAAGTTCGCGCTCCCGGACAACGCGAATGTGGACGCCATCTCCGCCGTGTGCCAGAACGGCGTGCTTACCGTCACTGTCCAGAAGGTACCGCCGCCGGAGCCCAAGAAGCCTAAGACCATCGAGATTAGGGTTTCTTGA